From Pseudomonas poae, the proteins below share one genomic window:
- a CDS encoding arylesterase gives MRMWFLSAGLALMCMAQNAAAGTVLIVGDSISAGFGLDTSKGWVALLGQRLKSEGFDDKVVNASISGDTSAGGLARLPAALAEHKPDVVVIELGGNDGLRGQPPAQLKQNLASMIDQSKAGGAKVLLLGMQLPPNYGPKYTTAFAEVYGVLAKEKNVPLVPFFLEGVGGHPELMQADQLHPAASAQGKLLENVWPTLKPLL, from the coding sequence ATGCGAATGTGGTTTTTGAGTGCTGGCCTGGCCTTGATGTGCATGGCCCAGAACGCAGCGGCGGGTACAGTCCTGATCGTTGGCGATAGTATCAGTGCCGGTTTCGGGCTGGATACCAGCAAAGGGTGGGTAGCGTTGCTGGGACAACGGCTCAAGAGCGAAGGTTTCGACGATAAAGTGGTCAACGCCTCCATCAGCGGCGACACCAGTGCAGGAGGGCTCGCGCGGCTGCCGGCGGCGCTTGCAGAGCATAAGCCGGACGTGGTGGTGATCGAGCTGGGCGGCAACGATGGCTTGCGTGGGCAGCCTCCAGCGCAATTGAAACAAAATCTTGCGTCGATGATTGATCAGTCCAAGGCCGGTGGTGCCAAGGTGCTGTTGCTGGGTATGCAATTGCCGCCTAATTACGGGCCGAAATACACCACTGCGTTTGCCGAAGTCTACGGTGTGCTGGCCAAGGAAAAAAACGTCCCGCTGGTCCCGTTTTTCCTGGAAGGCGTTGGCGGCCACCCGGAGCTGATGCAGGCCGATCAACTGCACCCGGCCGCCTCTGCACAGGGCAAGCTGCTGGAAAATGTATGGCCGACGCTAAAACCCCTGCTATGA
- a CDS encoding ABC transporter ATP-binding protein, translated as MGASILTARNLSKVVPSAEGELTILHELSLELNKGDSLAIVGASGSGKSTLLGLLAGLDLPSSGEVTLAGQALSSLDEDQRARIRAEHVGFVFQSFQLLDSLNALENVMLPLELDGRKDARERARHLLERVGLGQRLTHSPRQLSGGEQQRVAIARAFAAEPDVLFADEPTGNLDSHTGERISDLLFELNKESGTTLVLVTHDERLAHRCRRLIRLEAGLMVAPLEP; from the coding sequence ATGGGCGCAAGCATTCTCACCGCGCGGAACCTTAGCAAAGTGGTTCCCAGCGCGGAAGGTGAACTGACTATCCTGCACGAACTGAGCCTGGAACTGAACAAGGGCGATAGCCTGGCTATCGTCGGGGCTTCCGGTTCCGGTAAATCCACCCTCCTCGGCCTGCTGGCCGGCCTCGACCTGCCCAGCAGCGGCGAAGTCACCCTCGCCGGGCAAGCGCTGAGCAGCCTCGACGAAGACCAGCGCGCACGCATCCGTGCCGAGCATGTGGGCTTTGTCTTTCAATCCTTCCAGTTGCTCGACAGCCTCAACGCCCTGGAAAACGTGATGCTGCCGCTGGAACTGGACGGCCGCAAGGACGCCCGCGAGCGTGCCAGACACCTGCTGGAGCGCGTCGGCCTGGGCCAGCGCCTGACCCACTCGCCACGCCAGCTCTCCGGTGGCGAGCAACAACGGGTAGCGATTGCCCGAGCGTTCGCCGCCGAACCGGACGTGCTGTTTGCCGATGAACCCACCGGCAACCTGGACAGCCACACCGGCGAGCGCATCAGCGACCTGCTGTTCGAACTCAACAAAGAAAGCGGCACGACCCTGGTGCTGGTCACCCACGACGAGCGCCTGGCCCACCGTTGCCGGCGCCTGATCCGCCTTGAAGCCGGCCTGATGGTCGCGCCCCTGGAGCCTTGA